The following is a genomic window from Prunus persica cultivar Lovell chromosome G7, Prunus_persica_NCBIv2, whole genome shotgun sequence.
AAactaaccaaaatcaccatcaAATAAGTGAACTACCAATAATCTCCACATGAACAGGTCCCTTCCCTGAAGTGGTGAAACCGGTTTACGTCTCGGACAATGATCACCCTCTGTGTGACAGCTGATACAAACTTAGTAAATGTATGGCAGTCACCGCAAACCCTCAGATTCTTTGTAATTCTGATAGGAGTTCCATCAGCAGTGGCAATAAGGCCAAATGCAATTGCCAACTTCTCACTATGTGAATACAACATAGCCAGCTTCACTTCCTCATCAACATCATgtagcacaaaatttgtatcaGGAACATACCCAGCCAGCTCCAACTTCTTACCCAAACTCTCGAGCATAGCATAAATCTTTTCTGACTGCGGATGAATCCTATCTCCAGTGCTAAATTGGTAAGTTTTATTATCCACCTCAATCCATGTCAAACCAGGTACTTTCTTTAGTCTCCTCTGGCTCATCAGATCTCTCATCTTTGCTACATCTTTCCACCTACCTGCTCTtgcataaatatttgaaaGCAATACATAATGTCCTGCATTTTCGGGCTGTAGTTCAAGAAGCGAATTCACTGCCTTTTCTGCTAGGTCTATATTCCCATGGATTCTACATGCCCCAAGCAAAGCGCCCCAGAGTCTCTCATCTTTCTCAACTGCCATACTCTCTACCAATTCTAAGGCCTCATCAAGTCTCCCAGCACGGCCCAAGAGATCGACCATACAAGTATAGTGTTTGATGTCTGCTCTGACAGCAAATTCATCCCACATCAAAGAGAAAATCCGAAGACCCTCTTCAATCAAGCCTGAATGACTACAAGCATACAGTAGTGAAACAAATGTGATCACATTTGGTGATACTCCACTATTTAacatcaaatgaaaaatagcAATAGCTTTTCGGCCATGTCCATGATAACCATAAGCTGCAATCATGGCACTCCATGTTATAACATTCTTCACTTGCATCCTATCAAAAATTTCCCTCGCGGAATCAATGCACCCACACTTAGCATACATGTCAATCATTGCCGTTCCTAAGATCACATCCAAGGAaaactgattcctgcatatATAATAATGAAGAAGTCTAGCCCTATGCATAGCACCCAATTTTGCACAAGCATTAACAATAGTCACCATAGCAACCTTATCCGGCACAACACCTTCTTCTATCATCcaatcaaacaaaaccaagGACTCATCAGCATTCCTGCACTCAGCAAATGCACCAATCATCACCGTCCACGTTACAAGATCCCTGTTCTGCATTTTATCAAACAGTTGACGAGCATCATCTACAACCTTGCATTTTGCATACATGTCCACGAGCGCTGCACAAGCAAAGTTATCTGCAAGCAACCCATGTTTCAAAACAATGTCATGAACCAATCTGCCCATTTTCAGGTCCTTCATATCCCTACAAACCCTAATCACAAAAGGCAATGTATAAATATCAGG
Proteins encoded in this region:
- the LOC18771132 gene encoding pentatricopeptide repeat-containing protein At4g33990 — translated: MADTRIARTQIHKEPQPLLSRSRPKFYVTALLSSRNISHIREVHAQVVVNGMLQNLTVANKLLYMYAQRRVLGDAYALFGGMGERDSVTWSVMVGGFVNVGDFTNGFATFRELIRSGVTPDIYTLPFVIRVCRDMKDLKMGRLVHDIVLKHGLLADNFACAALVDMYAKCKVVDDARQLFDKMQNRDLVTWTVMIGAFAECRNADESLVLFDWMIEEGVVPDKVAMVTIVNACAKLGAMHRARLLHYYICRNQFSLDVILGTAMIDMYAKCGCIDSAREIFDRMQVKNVITWSAMIAAYGYHGHGRKAIAIFHLMLNSGVSPNVITFVSLLYACSHSGLIEEGLRIFSLMWDEFAVRADIKHYTCMVDLLGRAGRLDEALELVESMAVEKDERLWGALLGACRIHGNIDLAEKAVNSLLELQPENAGHYVLLSNIYARAGRWKDVAKMRDLMSQRRLKKVPGLTWIEVDNKTYQFSTGDRIHPQSEKIYAMLESLGKKLELAGYVPDTNFVLHDVDEEVKLAMLYSHSEKLAIAFGLIATADGTPIRITKNLRVCGDCHTFTKFVSAVTQRVIIVRDVNRFHHFREGTCSCGDYW